Proteins co-encoded in one Streptomyces diastaticus subsp. diastaticus genomic window:
- the pgl gene encoding 6-phosphogluconolactonase, producing the protein MTRTPQLVVHRDKELMAQAAAARLITHVVDAQAARGHASLVLTGGRNGNGLLAALAASPAREAVDWRRVDLWWGDERFLPEGDPERNVTQAREALLDAVPLDPDRVHPMPASDGPWGDDPEAAAEAYAAELAAAAAHHGHGAVPDFDVLMLGVGPDTHVASLFPELPAVRETERTVVAVHGAPKPPPTRVTLTLPAIRAAREVWLLAAGEDKANAAAIALSGAGEIQAPAAGATGWSRTLWLLDGAAASQLPRDLYPQASA; encoded by the coding sequence GTGACCCGCACCCCGCAACTGGTGGTCCACCGCGACAAGGAGCTGATGGCTCAGGCGGCCGCCGCCCGGCTGATCACGCACGTGGTCGACGCCCAGGCGGCCCGTGGCCACGCCTCGCTGGTCCTCACCGGCGGCCGCAACGGCAACGGCCTGCTCGCCGCGCTCGCCGCCTCCCCGGCGCGGGAGGCGGTGGACTGGCGCCGGGTCGACCTGTGGTGGGGCGACGAGCGGTTCCTGCCCGAGGGCGACCCCGAGCGGAACGTCACCCAGGCCCGCGAGGCCCTGCTCGACGCCGTCCCGCTCGACCCGGACCGCGTCCACCCGATGCCGGCCTCGGACGGGCCGTGGGGCGACGACCCGGAGGCCGCCGCCGAGGCGTACGCCGCCGAACTGGCCGCCGCGGCGGCGCACCACGGCCACGGCGCGGTGCCCGACTTCGACGTGCTGATGCTGGGCGTCGGCCCGGACACCCATGTGGCCTCGCTCTTCCCGGAGCTGCCGGCCGTACGGGAGACGGAGCGGACGGTGGTCGCGGTGCACGGCGCGCCCAAGCCGCCGCCGACCCGTGTCACCCTGACGCTCCCGGCGATCCGGGCGGCCCGCGAGGTGTGGCTGCTGGCGGCGGGTGAGGACAAGGCGAACGCCGCGGCCATCGCCCTCTCCGGCGCGGGGGAGATCCAGGCCCCGGCGGCCGGCGCGACGGGCTGGTCGCGGACCCTGTGGCTGCTGGACGGGGCGGCCGCCTCGCAGCTGCCGCGGGACCTCTACCCGCAGGCGTCCGCCTGA
- the zwf gene encoding glucose-6-phosphate dehydrogenase — protein sequence MTALHGANPLRDAADRRLPRIAGPSGLVIFGVTGDLSRKKLMPAVYDLANRGLLPPGFSLIGFARREWQDQDFAEVVHDAVKEYARTPFREEVWQQLAQGMRFVQGTFDEDASFETLKATMEELDKEQGTGGNFAFYLSVPPKFFPKVVQQLKKHGLADAPEGSWRRAVIEKPFGHDLASARELNEIVHEVFAPDQVFRIDHYLGKETVQNILALRFANTMFEPLWNRSYVDHVQITMAEDIGIGGRAGYYDGIGAARDVIQNHLLQLMALTAMEEPASFEADALVAEKAKVLGAVRLPDDLGEDTVRAQYSAGWQGGEKAVGYLEEEGINPRSTTDTYAAVKLKVDNRRWAGVPFYLRTGKRLGRRVTEIAVVFQRAPHSPFDTTTTEELGHNALVIRVQPDEGVTVRFGSKVPGTSMEVRDVSMDFAYGESFTESSPEAYERLILDVLLGDANLFPRTEEVEMSWRILDPIEQYWDTHGKPAQYPAGSWGPKEADEMLARDGRSWRRP from the coding sequence TTGACCGCACTGCACGGAGCGAACCCGCTTCGTGACGCCGCGGACCGACGGCTCCCGCGTATCGCGGGGCCGTCGGGCCTGGTCATCTTCGGCGTCACCGGCGACCTGTCGCGCAAGAAGCTGATGCCCGCCGTCTACGACCTGGCCAACCGCGGCCTCCTGCCGCCAGGCTTCTCCCTCATCGGGTTCGCCCGGCGCGAGTGGCAGGACCAGGACTTCGCCGAGGTCGTCCACGACGCCGTCAAGGAGTACGCCCGTACCCCCTTCCGCGAGGAGGTCTGGCAGCAGCTGGCCCAGGGCATGCGGTTCGTCCAGGGCACCTTCGACGAGGACGCGTCGTTCGAGACCCTCAAGGCGACCATGGAGGAGCTGGACAAGGAGCAGGGCACGGGCGGCAACTTCGCTTTCTACCTCTCCGTCCCGCCGAAGTTCTTCCCCAAGGTCGTCCAGCAGCTCAAGAAGCACGGCCTGGCCGACGCCCCCGAGGGCTCCTGGCGGCGCGCCGTCATCGAGAAGCCGTTCGGCCACGACCTGGCCTCGGCCCGCGAGCTGAACGAGATCGTGCACGAGGTGTTCGCCCCGGACCAGGTGTTCCGGATCGACCACTACCTCGGCAAGGAGACCGTCCAGAACATCCTGGCGCTCCGTTTCGCCAACACCATGTTCGAACCGCTGTGGAACCGGTCGTACGTCGACCACGTGCAGATCACCATGGCGGAGGACATCGGCATCGGCGGCCGGGCCGGCTACTACGACGGCATCGGCGCCGCCCGCGACGTCATCCAGAACCACCTGCTCCAGCTGATGGCGCTGACCGCCATGGAGGAGCCCGCCTCCTTCGAGGCCGACGCGCTGGTGGCGGAGAAGGCCAAGGTCCTCGGCGCCGTCCGGCTCCCCGACGACCTGGGCGAGGACACGGTCCGCGCGCAGTACTCGGCCGGCTGGCAGGGCGGCGAGAAGGCCGTCGGCTATCTGGAGGAGGAGGGGATCAACCCCCGCTCCACCACCGACACCTACGCCGCCGTGAAGCTGAAGGTCGACAACCGCCGCTGGGCGGGCGTCCCCTTCTACCTGCGGACCGGCAAGCGGCTGGGCCGCCGGGTCACCGAGATCGCGGTGGTCTTCCAGCGCGCCCCGCACTCCCCGTTCGACACCACGACCACCGAGGAACTGGGCCACAACGCCCTGGTCATCCGGGTCCAGCCGGACGAGGGCGTGACCGTGCGGTTCGGTTCGAAGGTGCCCGGCACCTCCATGGAGGTCCGGGACGTGTCGATGGACTTCGCCTACGGCGAGTCCTTCACCGAGTCCAGCCCCGAGGCGTACGAGCGGCTCATCCTCGACGTGCTGCTCGGCGACGCCAACCTCTTCCCGCGTACCGAGGAGGTCGAGATGTCCTGGCGCATCCTCGACCCGATCGAGCAGTACTGGGACACCCACGGCAAGCCGGCGCAGTACCCGGCCGGCAGCTGGGGCCCCAAGGAGGCGGACGAGATGCTCGCACGAGACGGACGGAGCTGGCGCCGGCCATGA
- the pgi gene encoding glucose-6-phosphate isomerase produces MNPASRTELSQRPQWTALADHRAALGEVSLRQLFADDPRRGERYTLQVGDLHIDYSKQLVTDETLTLLRELAEATGVAGLRDAMYRGERINTTENRAVLHTALRAPRGAVIEDGGPGGPNVVPEVHEVLDRMAGFAEKVRSGEWTGATGRPLRTIVNIGIGGSDLGPAMAYEVLRSFSDRDLTVRFVSNVDGADLYESVRDLDPAETLFIVASKTFTTIETVTNAEAARRWLLDGLGAGPEAVARHFVALSTNAEKVAEFGIDPANMFEFWDWVGGRYSYDSAIGLSLMVAIGPERFREMLDGFHLVDEHFRTAPPEANVPLLLGLLGIWYGNFHGAQSHVVLPYSHYLSRFAAYLQQLDMESNGKRVQRDGVPVAWQTGPVVWGTPGTNGQHAYYQLLHQGTKLIPADFIGFARPVDALPPGLAGQHDLLMANFFAQTQALAFGRTAEEVRAEGVPEELVPHRTFPGDRPTTTILADELTPSVLGQLVALYEHKVFVQGAVWGIDSFDQWGVELGKVLAKEVEPLLTAKEGERSTDSLDTSTAALVARYRELRGR; encoded by the coding sequence ATGAACCCAGCAAGCCGAACCGAGCTGTCCCAGCGGCCGCAGTGGACCGCGCTCGCCGACCACCGCGCGGCGCTCGGCGAGGTGAGCCTGCGGCAGTTGTTCGCCGACGACCCGCGCCGCGGTGAGCGGTACACCCTCCAGGTCGGCGACCTGCACATCGACTACTCCAAGCAGCTCGTCACCGACGAGACGCTGACGCTGCTGCGGGAGCTGGCCGAGGCCACCGGCGTGGCCGGACTGCGCGACGCGATGTACCGCGGCGAGCGGATCAACACCACCGAGAACCGCGCGGTCCTGCACACCGCGCTGCGCGCGCCGCGCGGCGCCGTCATCGAGGACGGCGGCCCCGGCGGCCCGAACGTCGTCCCCGAGGTCCACGAAGTCCTCGACCGTATGGCCGGCTTCGCGGAGAAGGTGCGCTCCGGCGAGTGGACCGGCGCCACCGGCCGGCCGCTGCGCACCATCGTCAACATCGGCATCGGCGGCTCCGACCTCGGCCCCGCCATGGCCTACGAGGTGCTGCGCTCCTTCTCCGACCGCGACCTGACGGTGCGTTTCGTCTCCAACGTCGACGGCGCCGACCTCTACGAGTCGGTCCGCGACCTCGACCCGGCCGAGACGCTCTTCATCGTCGCCTCCAAGACCTTCACCACCATCGAGACCGTCACCAACGCCGAGGCCGCACGTCGTTGGCTCCTCGACGGTCTCGGCGCCGGGCCCGAGGCCGTGGCGCGGCACTTCGTCGCGCTCTCCACCAACGCCGAGAAGGTCGCCGAGTTCGGCATCGACCCGGCCAACATGTTCGAGTTCTGGGACTGGGTCGGCGGCCGTTACTCCTACGACTCGGCCATCGGCCTCTCCCTGATGGTCGCCATCGGCCCCGAGCGGTTCCGCGAGATGCTCGACGGCTTCCACCTGGTCGACGAGCACTTCCGCACCGCGCCCCCCGAGGCCAACGTGCCGCTGCTGCTGGGCCTCCTCGGCATCTGGTACGGCAACTTCCACGGCGCCCAGTCGCACGTGGTGCTGCCCTACTCGCACTACCTCTCCCGCTTCGCCGCCTACCTCCAGCAGCTCGACATGGAGTCCAACGGCAAGCGCGTCCAGCGCGACGGCGTCCCCGTCGCCTGGCAGACCGGGCCGGTCGTCTGGGGCACCCCCGGCACCAACGGCCAGCACGCCTACTACCAGCTGCTCCACCAGGGCACCAAGCTGATCCCCGCCGACTTCATCGGCTTCGCCCGGCCCGTCGACGCGCTGCCGCCCGGCCTCGCCGGCCAGCACGACCTGCTGATGGCCAACTTCTTCGCCCAGACGCAGGCACTCGCCTTCGGCAGGACCGCCGAGGAGGTCCGCGCCGAGGGCGTCCCGGAGGAACTGGTGCCGCACCGCACCTTCCCCGGCGACCGGCCCACCACCACCATCCTGGCCGACGAGCTGACCCCCTCGGTCCTCGGCCAGCTCGTCGCCCTCTACGAGCACAAGGTGTTCGTCCAGGGTGCCGTCTGGGGCATCGACTCCTTCGACCAGTGGGGCGTGGAGCTCGGCAAGGTGCTCGCCAAGGAGGTCGAACCGCTGCTGACCGCCAAGGAGGGTGAGCGCTCCACCGACTCCCTGGACACCTCCACCGCCGCCCTCGTCGCCCGCTACCGCGAGCTGCGCGGCCGCTGA
- the secG gene encoding preprotein translocase subunit SecG, with translation MGFSIALIVFSLLLMLLVLMHKGKGGGLSDMFGGGMQSSVGGSSVAERNLDRITVVVSLLWFACIVVLGLLMKLD, from the coding sequence ATGGGGTTCTCGATCGCCCTGATCGTCTTCAGCCTGCTGCTGATGCTGCTGGTGCTGATGCACAAGGGGAAGGGCGGCGGCCTCTCCGACATGTTCGGTGGCGGCATGCAGTCCTCCGTGGGTGGCTCCTCGGTCGCCGAGCGGAACCTCGACCGGATCACGGTCGTCGTCAGCCTGCTCTGGTTCGCCTGCATCGTGGTGCTCGGCCTCCTGATGAAGCTGGACTGA
- the tal gene encoding transaldolase encodes MADALKRLSDEGVAIWLDDLSRKRITSGNLAELVDENHVVGVTTNPSIFQKAISQGDGYESQLADLAAREVSVEEAVRMITTADVRDAADILRPVFDATDGQDGRVSIEVDPLLAHNTKATIAEAKQLAWLVDRPNTLVKIPATRAGLPAITEVIGKGISVNVTLIFSLERYREVMDAFLAGLEKAKAAGLDLSKIHSVASFFVSRVDTEVDKRLDALGTDEAKALKGRAALANARLAYQAYERVFGSLDGTTPASARWAELEKAHANRQRPLWASTGVKDPAYKDTMYVDDLVAPGTVNTMPEATLEAAADHGQIAGDAVSGTYEAAQGVLDAIAGLGIGYDEVVQLLEDEGVDKFEASWKDLLTSTKAELDRLASSEG; translated from the coding sequence ATGGCAGACGCACTGAAGCGCCTCTCCGACGAGGGCGTGGCGATCTGGCTGGACGACCTGTCGCGCAAGCGCATCACGTCCGGCAACCTCGCCGAGCTCGTCGACGAGAACCACGTCGTCGGGGTCACCACCAACCCGTCGATCTTCCAGAAGGCGATCTCGCAGGGCGACGGCTACGAGTCCCAGCTCGCCGACCTCGCCGCGCGGGAGGTCTCCGTCGAGGAGGCCGTCCGCATGATCACCACCGCGGACGTCCGCGACGCGGCCGACATCCTGCGGCCGGTCTTCGACGCCACCGACGGCCAGGACGGCCGGGTGTCGATCGAGGTCGACCCGCTGCTGGCGCACAACACCAAGGCGACCATCGCCGAGGCGAAGCAGCTGGCGTGGCTGGTGGACCGGCCGAACACGCTGGTGAAGATCCCCGCCACCCGCGCCGGGCTGCCCGCCATCACCGAGGTGATCGGCAAGGGCATCAGCGTCAACGTCACGCTGATCTTCTCGCTGGAGCGCTACCGCGAGGTGATGGACGCCTTCCTGGCCGGTCTGGAGAAGGCGAAGGCCGCGGGCCTGGACCTCTCGAAGATCCATTCGGTGGCGTCGTTCTTCGTCTCCCGCGTCGACACCGAGGTCGACAAGCGGCTCGACGCGCTCGGCACCGACGAGGCCAAGGCGCTGAAGGGCCGGGCCGCGCTGGCCAACGCCCGTCTCGCCTACCAGGCGTACGAGCGGGTCTTCGGCTCGCTCGACGGCACGACCCCGGCCTCCGCCCGCTGGGCCGAGCTGGAGAAGGCCCACGCCAACCGGCAGCGCCCGCTCTGGGCGTCGACCGGCGTGAAGGACCCGGCGTACAAGGACACGATGTACGTCGACGACCTGGTCGCGCCGGGCACCGTCAACACCATGCCGGAGGCCACCCTGGAGGCCGCCGCCGACCACGGCCAGATCGCCGGGGACGCGGTCTCCGGTACATACGAGGCGGCGCAGGGCGTGCTCGACGCCATCGCCGGGCTGGGCATCGGGTACGACGAGGTCGTGCAGCTCCTGGAGGACGAGGGCGTCGACAAGTTCGAGGCGTCCTGGAAGGACCTCCTCACCTCGACCAAGGCCGAGCTGGACCGGCTCGCCTCCTCGGAGGGCTGA
- the opcA gene encoding glucose-6-phosphate dehydrogenase assembly protein OpcA → MKIDLTDTTSSKINKALVQGRRAIGTPAVGMVLTLVIVTDEENAYDALKSANEASREHPSRTLVVIKRVSRSPRNRTTSRLDAEIRVGADASTGETIILRLYGEIVDHAQSVVLPLLLPDAPVVVWWPVNGPLDPAKDPLGALAQRRVTDTYAGEQPIKELAERAASYTPGDTDLAWTRITPWRSMLAAALDQVVCQVTSVEVEGEEFNPSCELLAMWLAERLQVPVARKASPGPGLTGVRMETDCGPIVLDRADGALATLSIEGQPKRAVALKRRETAELIAEELRRLDPDDTYAAALRFGVERLDEHEVPRVADAPDAPHRAEGHKDAPVKRTTKATAAKKGAK, encoded by the coding sequence ATGAAGATCGATCTGACGGACACCACCTCCAGCAAGATCAACAAGGCGCTGGTGCAGGGGCGCCGCGCGATCGGCACCCCTGCCGTCGGCATGGTGCTGACCCTGGTCATCGTCACCGACGAGGAGAACGCCTACGACGCGCTGAAGTCGGCCAACGAGGCGTCGCGGGAGCACCCCTCGCGCACCCTGGTCGTCATCAAGCGGGTCTCGCGCTCCCCGCGCAACCGCACCACCTCGCGGCTGGACGCCGAGATCCGGGTGGGCGCCGACGCCTCCACCGGCGAGACGATCATCCTGCGCCTCTACGGCGAGATCGTCGACCACGCCCAGTCCGTGGTGCTGCCGCTGCTGCTCCCGGACGCCCCGGTCGTCGTCTGGTGGCCGGTCAACGGGCCGCTGGACCCGGCGAAGGACCCGCTGGGCGCCCTCGCCCAGCGCCGGGTCACCGACACCTACGCCGGTGAGCAGCCCATCAAGGAGCTGGCCGAGCGGGCCGCCTCCTACACCCCGGGCGACACCGACCTGGCCTGGACCCGGATCACGCCGTGGCGCTCGATGCTGGCCGCCGCGCTCGACCAGGTCGTCTGCCAGGTCACGTCGGTGGAGGTGGAGGGCGAGGAGTTCAACCCGAGCTGCGAGCTGCTGGCCATGTGGCTCGCCGAGCGGCTCCAGGTGCCGGTGGCCCGCAAGGCGTCGCCGGGCCCGGGGCTGACCGGGGTGCGGATGGAGACCGACTGCGGCCCGATCGTCCTGGACCGGGCCGACGGGGCGCTGGCCACACTCTCCATCGAGGGCCAGCCGAAGCGGGCGGTCGCCCTCAAGCGGCGCGAGACCGCCGAGCTGATCGCCGAGGAGCTGCGCCGCCTCGACCCGGACGACACCTATGCGGCCGCCCTGCGGTTCGGCGTGGAGCGTCTGGACGAGCACGAGGTGCCGCGGGTCGCGGACGCCCCGGACGCCCCGCACCGGGCGGAGGGCCACAAGGACGCGCCGGTGAAGCGGACGACCAAGGCCACCGCAGCGAAGAAGGGCGCCAAGTGA
- a CDS encoding phosphoglycerate kinase, which produces MKTIDQLLDEGVNGKRVFVRADLNVPLADGQITDDGRIRAVLPTVQALTGAGAKVVVASHLGRPKGAPDPAFSLLPAAERLGELLGEPVAFAQDTVGPAAHAAVDGLEPGQVAVVENLRFNPGETSKDDAERGTFADALAALADVYVGDGFGAVHRKHASVYDLPARLPHYAGHLIATEVGVLRKLTDDVQRPYAVVLGGAKVSDKLGVIDNLLEKADRILIGGGMVFTFLKAKGYEVGASMLQEDQIPVVQEYLKRAGEKGVEFVLPVDVVVSGGFPDLKAKEATHPDVVPADAIPAGQMGLDIGPATAELYATKLADARTIFWNGPMGVFEHPDYADGTRAVAQALLDSPAFTVVGGGDSAAAVRLLGFDENAYGHISTGGGASLEYLEGKTLPGLAALED; this is translated from the coding sequence ATGAAGACGATCGACCAACTTCTCGACGAGGGAGTGAACGGCAAGCGGGTCTTCGTCCGCGCCGACCTCAACGTCCCCCTCGCCGACGGGCAGATCACCGACGACGGCCGCATCCGCGCCGTCCTGCCGACCGTCCAGGCCCTCACCGGCGCCGGCGCCAAGGTGGTCGTCGCCTCCCACCTCGGCCGGCCCAAGGGAGCCCCCGACCCGGCCTTCTCGCTGCTGCCCGCGGCCGAGCGGCTCGGTGAACTCCTCGGCGAGCCCGTGGCGTTCGCCCAGGACACCGTCGGCCCCGCCGCCCACGCCGCCGTCGACGGGCTGGAGCCCGGCCAGGTCGCGGTCGTCGAGAACCTCCGCTTCAACCCGGGTGAGACCAGCAAGGACGACGCCGAGCGCGGCACCTTCGCCGACGCACTCGCCGCGCTGGCCGACGTGTACGTGGGCGACGGCTTCGGCGCCGTGCACCGCAAGCACGCCTCGGTCTACGACCTCCCGGCGCGCCTGCCGCACTACGCCGGCCACCTCATCGCCACCGAGGTCGGCGTCCTCAGGAAGCTGACCGACGACGTCCAGCGCCCCTACGCGGTGGTCCTCGGCGGCGCCAAGGTCTCCGACAAGCTCGGCGTCATCGACAACCTGCTGGAGAAGGCCGACCGCATCCTGATCGGCGGCGGCATGGTCTTCACCTTCCTCAAGGCCAAGGGGTACGAGGTCGGCGCCTCGATGCTCCAGGAGGACCAGATCCCGGTCGTCCAGGAGTACCTGAAGCGCGCCGGGGAGAAGGGCGTGGAGTTCGTCCTCCCGGTCGACGTGGTCGTCTCCGGCGGCTTCCCCGACCTGAAGGCGAAGGAGGCCACCCACCCGGACGTCGTCCCCGCGGACGCCATCCCGGCCGGCCAGATGGGGCTGGACATCGGCCCCGCCACCGCGGAGCTGTACGCCACCAAGCTCGCCGACGCCCGCACGATCTTCTGGAACGGCCCCATGGGGGTCTTCGAGCACCCCGACTACGCTGACGGCACCCGGGCAGTGGCCCAGGCCCTGCTCGACTCCCCGGCCTTCACGGTCGTCGGCGGCGGCGACTCCGCCGCGGCCGTCCGGCTGCTGGGCTTCGACGAAAACGCATACGGACACATCTCGACCGGCGGCGGCGCCAGCCTCGAATACCTCGAGGGCAAGACGCTCCCCGGCCTCGCCGCACTGGAGGACTGA
- a CDS encoding RNA polymerase-binding protein RbpA, whose translation MASGNAIRGSRVGAGPMGEAERGESAPRLRLSFWCANGHETQPSFASDAQVPETWDCPRCGFPAGQDRDDPPAPPRTEPYKTHLAYVRERRSDADGEAILAEALAKLRGEI comes from the coding sequence GTGGCAAGTGGCAACGCGATCCGCGGCAGCCGGGTCGGAGCGGGGCCCATGGGGGAGGCCGAGCGGGGCGAGTCGGCACCGCGCCTGCGGCTCTCCTTCTGGTGCGCCAACGGACACGAGACCCAGCCGAGCTTCGCCAGTGACGCGCAGGTCCCCGAGACCTGGGACTGCCCGCGCTGCGGTTTCCCCGCCGGCCAGGACCGGGACGACCCCCCGGCCCCGCCGCGCACCGAACCGTACAAGACGCACCTCGCCTACGTCCGTGAGCGGCGCTCCGACGCCGACGGCGAGGCGATCCTCGCCGAGGCCCTGGCCAAGCTCCGCGGCGAGATCTGA
- the tpiA gene encoding triose-phosphate isomerase, which yields MAGNWKMNLNHLEAIAHVQKLAFALSDKDYDAVEVAVLPPFTDLRSVQTLVDGDKLKIKYGAQDISAHDSGAYTGEISGPMLAKLKCSYVAVGHSERRQYHGESDELCNAKVRAAFKYGITPILCVGEGLDVRKAGEQVPHTLAQVDGGLRDVPAEQAETIVIAYEPVWAIGTGEVATPEDAQEVCGAIRGRLAELYSQELADKVRIQYGGSVKGGNVAAIMAQPDVDGALVGGAALDTDEFVKIVRFRDQ from the coding sequence ATGGCGGGCAACTGGAAGATGAACCTCAACCACCTGGAGGCCATCGCCCACGTCCAGAAGCTGGCGTTCGCCCTGTCCGACAAGGACTACGACGCCGTCGAGGTCGCGGTCCTGCCGCCCTTCACGGACCTCAGGTCGGTCCAGACGCTGGTCGACGGCGACAAGCTCAAGATCAAGTACGGCGCCCAGGACATCTCGGCGCACGACTCCGGGGCCTACACCGGCGAGATCTCCGGCCCGATGCTGGCGAAGCTGAAGTGCTCCTACGTGGCGGTCGGCCACTCGGAGCGCCGCCAGTACCACGGCGAGAGCGACGAGCTGTGCAACGCCAAGGTCAGGGCCGCCTTCAAGTACGGCATCACCCCGATCCTCTGCGTCGGCGAGGGCCTCGACGTCCGCAAGGCCGGCGAGCAGGTCCCGCACACCCTCGCCCAGGTCGACGGCGGTCTGAGGGACGTCCCCGCCGAGCAGGCCGAGACGATCGTCATCGCCTATGAGCCGGTATGGGCCATCGGCACCGGTGAGGTCGCCACCCCGGAGGACGCCCAGGAGGTGTGCGGGGCGATCCGCGGCCGCCTGGCCGAGCTGTACTCGCAGGAGCTGGCCGACAAGGTCCGCATCCAGTACGGCGGTTCCGTCAAGGGTGGCAACGTCGCGGCGATCATGGCCCAGCCCGACGTGGACGGCGCCCTGGTCGGCGGTGCCGCGCTGGACACGGACGAGTTCGTCAAGATCGTCCGCTTCCGCGACCAGTGA